The Streptomyces cynarae genome contains a region encoding:
- a CDS encoding S8 family peptidase translates to MARTTAKSEKAAAAVADRVAAFNEASAPARTLASIGARSLRVADDDLGAFWKALNPGGTEGTARAAATPRVWLDGRVAPVLDRSTAQINAPAAWKAGYEGQGVKVAVLDTGVDAAHPDLAGRIAESKDFSGSGNTVDHFGHGTHVASIVGGTGAASSGSRKGVAPKAELLIGKVLGDDGYGSESQVIDGMEWAAAEHAKVVNMSLGSDEPTDGTDPMSQALNTLSASGDTLFVVAAGNAGQSGDSTIGSPGAADAALTVGAVDRDDSLASFSSRGPRLGDKAVKPDVTAPGVGIVAARASGTTMGDPVDANYTAASGTSMATPHVAGAVALIAQQHPGWTGQQLKDALISTAHTVPGTKATEQGGGRIDVAAAMGAVTATGSVLLPAVQVGGGKQQSATLHYTNAGDKAVDLKLSVALANSDGVALTAGVVAPGASTVHLAPGASADVPLSTDAKDARRGAYYGYATATGADGTVLAHTTLSLVVHAPLHRLTVIARDRAGKVLPGWLPTIWGQDGFVSYTSADPAVAVVEEGTYQVDFSTLDNASDGQELVEVINPQVKVSKDTTVTLDASKVTQVQIRTPEPAEQRGSSATRRTGASRATA, encoded by the coding sequence GTGGCCCGGACGACCGCGAAGAGCGAGAAGGCCGCGGCGGCCGTCGCGGACCGGGTCGCCGCGTTCAACGAGGCATCGGCCCCGGCGCGGACCCTCGCCAGTATCGGCGCGCGGTCGCTGCGCGTCGCGGACGACGACCTCGGCGCCTTCTGGAAGGCCTTGAACCCGGGCGGCACCGAGGGCACCGCCCGCGCCGCCGCGACGCCGCGGGTGTGGCTGGACGGCCGGGTCGCGCCGGTGCTGGACCGCAGCACGGCGCAGATCAACGCGCCTGCGGCGTGGAAGGCCGGGTACGAGGGCCAGGGCGTGAAGGTGGCCGTGCTGGACACCGGCGTGGACGCCGCCCACCCCGATCTGGCGGGCCGGATCGCGGAGTCGAAGGACTTCTCGGGCAGCGGGAACACCGTGGACCACTTCGGGCACGGCACGCACGTGGCGTCGATCGTCGGCGGTACGGGCGCGGCGTCCTCCGGTTCCCGCAAGGGTGTGGCGCCGAAGGCGGAGCTGCTGATCGGCAAGGTGCTCGGCGATGACGGCTACGGCTCGGAGTCGCAGGTCATCGACGGCATGGAGTGGGCGGCCGCCGAGCACGCCAAGGTCGTCAACATGAGCCTCGGCTCCGACGAGCCGACCGACGGCACCGACCCGATGAGCCAGGCCCTCAACACGCTGTCCGCCTCCGGCGACACCCTCTTCGTCGTCGCGGCGGGCAACGCGGGCCAGAGCGGGGACTCCACGATCGGTTCGCCCGGTGCGGCCGACGCCGCGCTGACGGTGGGCGCCGTGGACCGCGACGACTCCCTGGCCTCCTTCTCCAGCCGCGGTCCGCGCCTCGGCGACAAGGCCGTCAAGCCCGACGTGACAGCCCCCGGCGTCGGCATCGTCGCCGCGCGCGCGTCCGGCACCACCATGGGCGACCCGGTCGACGCGAACTACACGGCGGCGTCCGGCACCTCGATGGCGACCCCGCACGTGGCGGGTGCCGTCGCGCTGATCGCGCAGCAGCACCCCGGCTGGACCGGTCAGCAGTTGAAGGACGCGCTGATCAGCACCGCGCACACCGTGCCGGGCACGAAGGCGACCGAGCAGGGCGGCGGCCGGATCGACGTCGCCGCGGCCATGGGCGCGGTCACGGCCACCGGCAGCGTGCTGCTGCCCGCCGTCCAGGTGGGCGGCGGCAAGCAGCAGTCGGCGACCCTGCACTACACCAACGCCGGTGACAAGGCAGTGGACCTGAAGCTGAGCGTGGCCCTGGCCAACTCCGACGGCGTGGCCCTGACGGCCGGTGTCGTCGCGCCCGGCGCGAGCACCGTCCACCTCGCCCCCGGTGCCTCCGCCGACGTGCCGCTGAGCACCGACGCGAAGGACGCCAGGCGCGGCGCCTACTACGGCTACGCCACCGCGACCGGCGCGGACGGCACCGTCCTCGCCCACACCACGCTCTCCCTGGTCGTGCACGCGCCGCTGCACCGGCTCACCGTGATCGCCCGCGACCGCGCGGGCAAGGTGCTGCCGGGCTGGCTGCCGACGATCTGGGGCCAGGACGGCTTCGTCTCGTACACCAGCGCCGACCCCGCGGTCGCCGTCGTCGAGGAGGGCACCTACCAGGTCGACTTCAGCACTTTGGACAACGCCTCGGACGGCCAGGAACTGGTCGAGGTGATCAACCCGCAGGTGAAGGTCTCCAAGGACACCACGGTGACGCTGGACGCCTCCAAGGTCACCCAGGTGCAGATCCGCACGCCCGAGCCCGCTGAGCAACGGGGATCCTCAGCTACCAGACGTACCGGCGCATCGAGGGCCACGGCCTGA
- a CDS encoding sigma factor-like helix-turn-helix DNA-binding protein gives MGGTAADFAGTALAPVRDHAGAVEDRSVLVGAPRALAPAHREAVVRVHVMGQAGEDVAAQLGVPRGTVKSRTQHGVRALRAELARLGIRGAAAWAPAPTAECRADTLRGPRPHPVAPLRHVAGVTPKAGDMLTATADSVGQRVTPSCTRGAWLMAWIRLTAAISTGLLLAAGGVPAASARTPQDTAARPAGGQGAPPVTVRLVTGDRVTVTPGPTAAAPPRSSRDPAVRASSSARTRRTAAT, from the coding sequence GTGGGGGGCACCGCCGCCGACTTCGCGGGCACCGCGCTCGCGCCCGTGCGCGACCATGCCGGCGCCGTGGAAGACCGCTCCGTCCTGGTCGGCGCCCCGCGCGCGCTCGCCCCCGCGCACCGCGAAGCGGTGGTCCGCGTCCACGTCATGGGCCAGGCGGGCGAGGACGTCGCCGCACAGCTGGGCGTTCCGCGCGGGACGGTCAAGTCCCGTACCCAGCACGGCGTCCGTGCGCTGCGGGCGGAGTTGGCGCGCCTGGGCATCCGCGGCGCGGCGGCCTGGGCGCCCGCTCCCACGGCAGAATGCCGCGCTGACACCTTACGGGGGCCACGGCCGCACCCCGTGGCGCCGTTGAGACATGTCGCAGGTGTGACACCAAAGGCCGGTGACATGCTCACCGCCACAGCAGATTCTGTCGGACAGCGCGTCACTCCCAGCTGTACGAGAGGTGCTTGGCTGATGGCATGGATCCGCCTGACGGCGGCGATATCGACAGGATTGCTGCTGGCCGCCGGAGGCGTGCCGGCCGCCTCCGCCCGGACGCCCCAGGACACCGCGGCGCGACCCGCCGGCGGCCAGGGCGCGCCGCCCGTGACCGTACGCCTGGTGACCGGCGACCGCGTGACGGTGACGCCGGGGCCGACGGCCGCCGCGCCGCCTCGGTCGAGCCGGGACCCGGCCGTGAGGGCATCGTCTTCCGCACGTACCAGGAGGACGGCGGCGACCTGA